Part of the Zingiber officinale cultivar Zhangliang chromosome 8A, Zo_v1.1, whole genome shotgun sequence genome, ACCTCTCCATGTTCAAGGAAGCTGGCAGATAACAAGCAAGAGAGGATGCTCCTTGAGATTCTTTACAACCTTGACAGCTCACAAGTCTCGTCTAAACTTACCCTCTTCTTCCTAGATTTCTCTCCAAGTAAATAGGGCCTTAATGTCAAGTAAACTTCATATTTAAGAAACTAACCTACGCATGCCTCAACAAAAGCACGCAAAGCAAAGACTGAATCAACACGAACAGGAAGCTCTGGATCTTTAAAGCCAGCGATAACACAATGAAACACTCTGCGGAAAATGTTCTGATCTGAGAAGTTGATATTGGCGTATTGCCCTGCAACCCATGCTGCCTGATAGACCATAATTTGGAACATCAAAGTAACCAGTCAACAAAATGGAAGCTTGGTAGAGATTAGAAAGAAAATACTGTGAAATCTCAGATAACTTGGATTTATTTAACCAAAACCAAACATTAATGTATCCAAGAAATAATAAGTGAGACACTAGAATGCTCGAAGGTAGAAAAAAAATACTGTCACCTGAACCAGCATATCATAAAGCCAGAACTAGCATTATATAAAGGGAAGATATCTAGCAAAAAGAAGTGGGATAAGCTGCAACATAAAGAAGTTCTATTTCTAGGATCAAATGAATCCTGGGGGCGATGAATTATGAACTTCTATACAgtgaaaaaatgaaataaactacACCATTCCATCAAAGTAATGTAAAACAAAAGTGGAAAAATTCTACAGATTTGTTTATGTTAGACATGATGTTTTAGAAAAGCAACCTTTGCTCGTAGATGACCAATAGGACTTGTGAATTCTGGGAGAACGTGTTGCGTTAACATACGCTCTAATTCTGATTTGTAAGGCTCTGTTTTCTTAAGCTTATCACACAATGTTCCAATTGCTAGAAGAGCACCATCTTTCTGACGAAATGGTTTAAATTCCACAGCTTCATCATATCTGGTCCTCATAATCATGTTCAAATGAATATTTCCTTTTAATAAAACGTAAATTAAATAAAAGGTCTATAAGAAAATGTACCTCCTGAAAACATCCACAATGAATTGAATGAACTTCTGAAAATTTGCCTTCCCACGCTTTCTCATTAATTCACTGACGAAGTCCATGGCTGCAGTTCGTGGACTGTACAAATCTTCTATTATATCTGTACAACaggaaaaaaaaagtattttcatATTCTTATCTCATGGTATGAAAGTTTAGAATGAGGTACTTTTGATACCCTCATTTATTAGTAAAACAGTCTAAAAACTCACCATATCCCTTCCTGACATATTCATGTGGATCTTCAGACCACAATTTCTGATCATTGTCATTGAAACACATTAGTGGAAAAACTATCTCAAAGAGAACAATGTCGAGCTGGGGTTGAAGCAGCTGGTACATACTATTCTTTGGAATACTGCACAAAAcataggaaaaaaaaaggaaatcatTGCTAATTGGCATCATGGATTGGTGAACTTTTATAAGATGACTAAGAGGagattaaaaattgttttaaaaaaggCAACAAAAAAAGAATTGCGAAAATTATAATTAGTAGAAGCAGCAAGAGAATAATAATTTACAACTTAACAATAGTGGAAATGGCATGCAAGTCATAACTTGAATATTGGAGGAGAGAATGTTCATATTACCAAAACAAATTTGAGTTCTTGATCTGAGTGAATACAACAGGACACAATTAAAGGAATACAAGCAACAAATTCTAGTAATCATACTAGTTAGCCATTGATTTACATTTTTTGtgccaccaaaaaaaaaaatgtaagaacCTTGTATTTATTTTTCACTACAAGTTTTTGTGCACCATTTCAACTGAATGTTTTTCTTTGGTGGAAGTACCAACTCTGAAAACCACGAGAGAATAGAATACAAGTCAAACAATAGTTTAGCATTCCTCTCCAGTAAATTGTGATTGAACTTGAAAAACAAATGGACTATACACTACTTTCAGCATTAATTTTGTACAAACTAATGACAAACTAAACTAAAAGTTGAAAGTACTTGACTAGcaaaaaaaagtcaaaataaaaaagaagaaacAAGAGGTAAGATACTAAAATGGATATAGCACATGAAACATATTGAAAGCATGCACAGGCTAAGATTTTGATACTCTATTTCATTATGATAAGGATGAAGAGATTCTTCCTTTTTCCATACTGAATTTACTTAGAGGCATTCAAAAAACAGAACTCTTAATTAGAAATGCTACGAATAAGAAAGAAaagatgaaataaaaaataatggaggAGCATAGAGGCCTGATAATAGATCTGAAAAAGAGTATGAAAACCATGAAAAGTTGCAAGATGTTGATGCAGCCCAAAAAATGAATTGAAGAAAAATAATGAGCCTTAGGAGATCGTCTAATACAGGCACAAGATAAATGTCTAAAAGTACATAAGAAACTCTATTTTGAGGAATAACAACCTGCTGCCAAGATATTGAAGTAAAAGATTAATAACTCTATCTGGTAAATATTCTCCTATACGAACAGCATTAAGCATCTGTAGATAACATCCCAAAATTCTTCCTGCATAGTTCTTTTGAAACATTTGTGCAAATGCTTTGCTTTCTGGCCTCTGAAGCTTCACATCCCCAAACCTGTAAGTTCTAAGCACGAGTTAATTAAGAACAAGAAATAACAAGACAAATTTTTCACAAATCTAAGAAAACCAACCGAGTGTATATACGATTTAGTATATGAATTGTCCACTTTTTGACTTTCCACCATCCCCAAGATTTTCTGACTTCTGGATCTGTCAGCTGGCCTTCCAAAGGAACAGGTCTTTCCAAAATGTTCAAGAATAGAATCATCCACGATCCAAACACACTGGGATCAAACAGTTGCCTTGGGATTTCAAGCTGAAAGCATTCCATGCCAACAGAGAAAATGAAATCACATTTTAGACATGCAAaagaaactaaaatataaatatttggaCTTACATATATGGATGACCAGAATATTTTGCATATGAGCTTGATTAAATCTGCTACTTCAATTGTAGGGTTAACAACTTGAACAAGTTTGCTAAATACATTTAGTAAGAGAGGAAATGTCTCTTCTATTATGAGATAAAGTGGTGTCCTCTCTTCGTCAGATTTGAACCTAGAAAGAAAGCAGAAATGTTAAAAGTTAATATACAAGAGATTGAAGACGCAGATGcaccagaaaaaaaaaaaatcataaaacaaGCCAAAAGCAAAATTTTCAAACACCACAATTtgtttttagttaaattaaaagtaattttaaaaattaaaatatttgaatATGTATTACATAAAATTATACAATTAAGTGGTGGGAAAGTAATGATTTGAATAATTAAAACTACGTATATCTCAATTTTAAATACTTCTTTAATTAACAATCATAAATGATATTTTAGTAAAggaattaaataattatttatctattttatatattaattaaacttTGAGTAAATTGAAAAAATAGATATTAAAGTAAATTCAATAAAATAAATTGTAAATATGAGTGAAAGATCAAGCAACATGGTAAAAACAAAGTATAATGATCTGTAAGCGTGAATGCATTATGCATTTAGATTCAGCGAAATGAGCCATGACAACATGATATGAATgcttcaaaaattatttccatatatatatatatagatagataacGGTTTGATATGCTGGGCGCCCATGGTGGCTGCCCAACACAACacgcctatatatatatatatatatacacacacatctGCCCGTGCATGACTCCGTGGACAACTGAGTGAACCGGAGAACTCAACTCACTTCCGAACGTCCCAAGTTCACTCAATCGCCCAGGGAGTCGCGCACGGACAAGTATACTTGCtaaaatcacacacacacacacacatgggCGACTCAGATGAGTTAGGGAGCCCAGCAATGAGTCAGGACATCCGAAAATGATCACAGTGCCCCGACTCATCTGAGTCGGTCACGGTGGGTGTGCAGGATATCACACACAAGAATGTTAATCTACACACCTCGTGTTGCACACCTTGTGAGCACCaagtgtattttttttctttttttttttagagcTTAGGGTTTAGGTTATAGTATTTAAGCTAaagaaatctttaaaaaaattacacaTGGTGCTCACAAGGTGTGGACCATGAGGTGTGCAGGCTAGCaaaacctatatatatatatatatatatatcacaaaaAAATATATCTGAACATGTACATATTTAAATGATAGTTGTCGGTGGACCTAATTATTCTAATAATGTATTTAAAATGCTTAAATGGCAACCACAACAGAGGTGATTATTTGAAGTGGTGCTATAAGCAACGAATAGGTAGTTCATTACAACAAATGCATAGGTGGCAACATGAGAGAAAGGCCATTAAAATGAACTTAAATATCATAATAGTTTTCACAATTGATAAATAAGTAGATACTATATATATATCTCCAAAAAATATTTGAAGATGTACATATTTAATTGATAGGTGTCAATGGACCTAATTGTTCTAATAATGTATTTAAAATGATTAAATGGCAACCACAAGTGATTATTTGAAGTGTGCTATAAGCAATGGATAGGTAGTTCATTACAACAAATGCATAGGTAGCAACATGAGACAAAGGTGACCATTAAGATGAGCTTAAATATACTAATAGTTTTCACAGTTGATAAATAAGTAGATActattttataataaattaatatataattaattgtaaTAAAGTCTTAATCGTGGATTTAAATTTAGTGTCATGGAGGTTGGCACAGGTGGAATTTACCGTTCCACCGACTGACCGACACCAACACCAGCATCGCAACCACGAAGCTGACACAAACTCGCGATTGCTTCAGAAGGTCGCGGAGGGTGTTGACGGTTCAAAACCATCGGTTTGACGATTCGAAACTGTCGGTTAGATGGTTCGGAACCACCAGTTCGATGGTTCATCACAactcaagattattatattaaaaaaataaaattataaattcataaaATCATTTGTCATCATGATTATTAAGAATAATCatatagcaaaagaaaactagtaatcagttattaaataattaactaacacaTGAAATCATTTGCTGATATACGATTATAAATTAACTAACAAATGAATAAATGTCTCTTTTACTCTTCTTCCCATTATTAAAAATAACaatataacaaaaaaaactaTTGaatagttattaaataattaactaacataTAAAAACATTAATAGTTGTAGTCTGGTAAGGATACTCGGTGCTCATCTAGGAGACCAGGTTCTAGTCTCAACAccaacaaattttttttaaaataaaaatcatcgAACAGGTTAAAGGGCCCCTAAACATTTAACCGCCAATTACAATTCAAGCTTGTAACCCAGGTTAACGGGTAACAGGCTTGTTGACATAGGATCGAGCCCGAGCAAGATCCGATTAGGATCGGACCCGGGTAGGTCTATGTTGCAACCCCCGTAGCAGCCTCTACAGGACGCgacatttttattattatttttttttaagggataattttaaaaattcataaactaatttaaaatttttaatatatgttCAAAAGTGAATGTGAATTTACaataatctaaatttttttcaaaatataattcttaaatattttaaacaatttttttaaaaaaaaatccaaattcattttaaaaataatttaagacctttaaataaatttcataatcatctttcaaataattttataattttagatttagctttgaattttgagaattatttatttttaaaaaaataatttgtatAAGAATTACTTTtatatcttttaaatatttttaaaaattaattatatattttaataattaaaaataatttttaaatttatctactataaaaatttaataagtatcaaacatcttatgagaaaatatcaaaatatgaCAACATTTGAAACATCAATAGTGAGCAtatataataatcaaatattaataaaattaattttaaatttatatatatatatatatatatatatatatatatatatcttttaaatatttttaaaaattaattatatattttaataattaaaaataatttttaaatttatctactataaaaatttaataaatatcaaacatcTTATGAGAAAATATCAAATATGACAACATTTGAAACATCAATAGTGAGCAtatataataatcaaatattaataaaattaattttaaatttatatatatatatatatatatagaagtacTGAAATCATATCAATACAAGTACAATACGGTACCAAAACCACATCATTCCAATTTAGAATCGGAACTCCGacacaaatcaaaattttaaacgtCGGTCTTAATGTCCTTTTTCGTATATAATAATGCATTTAAATAATTGAGTAGCAATAATAAGGCGGGTGGCTGTTACAAGTGTGTTGATTGATAGGTAGTTAGGTACTTGATTACAAATATTTAACTACACATAAATTTGGACTTCTGAAATGGTTCCGAAAACAACTACATCAGTGCCAAAGAGAAAATATAACCTCAGCATAAGCATAAacagaataaaataaattatttttcttcaaggagaaagaaattgtATTTCTTTTTAATATTTGTAAAGTCACCAAGTAAATATGTAGCATACTCACTCATATTTTCTAGCAAGCAACCGTAGGACATATAATGCTCCAAGTATTTGTTGATCTTGCAACAACAAATTGCATTTTACCCAGTGGAGAAGAGTTGGCCACTTTTCTGGATAATCGGCTATGATAACTGTTTTGATGCATTCTCCAAGTTGAGCTCTATTTATTTCAACAAAAATATTAGAGGAACCAACAATACAGTGCAATTACCATCATAAGTTGCAGTACCAGGCATTTGATGCACAAAGCTAAAGATACATGTCTTGAAGGCATCACTTACTAAAGATTTAAGTGCTTGTGAATGTactaaaaatgctcataaatttaaatCTGCACAAGAAATTGACTGCACAAGTAGCttatgatttatttaatttcaaGAACTAATGGTATACCCTTGTACTTTGAAAGACAAACTATAAGAAATGGATGAGGAAACATGTTGCTAAAAAACAAATGAGTTACAAGTTCTGACAGTCATATAGCTAAATAGAATATATTAATACAAGTACAATCATTTTAGTTCATTGCATCAACAAACATGACACATATATTTTATGACTTGACATAACCCAACATCTTATCTTGAACTCAGCTAAGAAGATAAATTTTCATTAATCAAAATCATATGAAGGTATGATAAAACCCACATAATTGCTCTTATTTAATTTGAAATGAATAGTTTATCACCAAGGCTATTGTGGCAGATTATCGATGATGTTTGTCAATAAAACAGAATCAAGTAGATTAAAAGTGCAAATAGGAAAAACATCACAAAGTTTGACAAAACTCAGCTAAAAACTTAATCTCAATTTAAACCCCATGTAAACATATGTGAAAACTGTCTGCAGtcaaatgaaaattcaaagataatttaatcaaaattttaatttgcatTGAAATATATGGTGTCAATAAGCAAGCAAGATAGCAGGAGCAAGTCAAAATATATGAAGTCCACACAGGTGGAAATCTATATTACATTATCTATTAATGTACCTAAGCAGTGGCGGAACCTGGACAATAAAACCAAGAATGTTCTCACGAACCATGTTCTTGTCACTCTCTGATACTTTATGAGGTTCACCTAAACCAAACTAACAGCTGTCATTTTATTGTTCTAAAATTATGAAACAAGTCGGAAGACACAAGTCATGTTACTACTACCGGGCCCATGAGGTGACCAATACTTTGCCACAAAGTTTTTGAAATGTATGCTGGCAACTTGTCGTACACCCATATCACAGGTACCATCTACTATAATCAGCAACAGTCTTACTAGATGTTGTGGTGTGTGCTGGAACTGCATAAGATAAGGGCTCACATAGTCAAAAAGATGCAAGATTTCACAAAAATAGTTCCTAATACATTTTCACAGATACAAATACCAAACATTTAAATGCAATATAATGAAAAAGGTTGAGAAGAAAATAAACTGTGACCGTGTCAGTATGATCTTAAATTAGCTTCTCATTAAAGAAGCAAATACAATGTGTGAATATACTAAAATATAGAATTGCTGGCTTTTACTAAAAGAGACAAACAACTAGACTAAACTCTCACTAAAATATCAAGAAATTGTAATTAActaattttatataaaacaaaaTCTAAGAGCCATAAATTGTAATATGcactagaagaaattagagaagacatTAGGTGTGCATGAGCCAAAGACAAACTGAGAAAAGATGTAAACAGATAATTCAAACCCGGCCACACCGTTGACAGTTCACCAACTAATGTCTAAGAGAGGAATCTATACAAATGCCTACTGCAAATGTTGTAGGCTGGTGATGAAGAAAACATGCATGCAGTCGATACAACAACAACCATTTcaaaacatgattattatttcCATCATTGTACAGAACACTACTAATACAAAATTTGAGTAAATCCAACCATATCTTTTTTCCAGTTACATCCACCTTGTATGATAACTTGGTCCCAAAAGCAGGGATATATCTTGCAAATGAAGTCAAATACTCACCTAGGTTCATAGTTATTAAAAACACTCGCCTGGGCGCCTAGGCACAAGTCGCAGCCAAGTGAGCCTCTTGCGTCTATGCACCTTGTGAGAGGAAGAAATCGGTCTTGAGGAAACGGATGAAGATTCAACTATACAAATCTGATAATGATATGATTGAGAAAGATGATGAAGATTTTGATGATTTAGATATTTGaagtttttttaaagatttgAATTATGTGCATAACGAATTTATTTGCTGATGAATTGTATATGtacattattgtttaatatttTATAGACAATAATTTTGTTATTCAAATATTTTCGCAGACATTCCCTATATATACACGCCTCAGGCCCCATAGCACCTATGCGCTTTTGTGCACCTCACGCCTTAAATAACTATACGTGGGTTTGCATGAcaggaaaatatatatataatgtgggCTAACCTTATTTTTCCATTACTTTTAACAATACCAATTAGAGTCCTTTTGGTGCATCTAGTAGCaacataaataaaattgcaaatgAGTCACCAAATTCCCTTCAGGATTCAGATAACTTTAAAATGCGTTGTAATTTAGATGCCAGGATGGATTAAGAAAATTATTATTGCCTATAGAGAATATATCTAACAAGGATTGCATTATCCACAACATAAACCAGACAAAGATGAAAGTGAAAAATAGTAAGACACATGACAAATATTTGGAATATAATTGTCCTTTGTCAAAAGATGTTTGTCACTGTAGCATAGTTTATCTCGTCTTATCATCTGCCAACTACATATAACAGCTCACGTATATTAATACTTTACATTTACTCAGTATATTCTGTGCATCCATAAAAACATTGGATAAAACATGATAATGCATAAGAAAACCTAAAATATACTTAAGCATGTAATTTTGTCAACACCAAGGCTTGAAGTTCCAGTGGTCAGTGCCAATTGATGCAGATACATGGATACACACATATCAGACATGCCAACCTAGGAAAGGAATCTCAAGGGTATGGAGAAGAAACTGGAGAAAAAACCCGTTCCAGATGTGTATGGCATTTTCCCTTATTGTATTTTTCTATGTGCAAGAGTAAAAGGAGAAATTTCGACCATGCCAATTGGTAAGTCATGGTACTGTAATCAATGGTCAACACATATTATCAAGCATCAAGATAGAAACTAAAGCTTACACTTGAGGTTATAGAATAATGACTTCATTCTTGTGTGGATTAGTACCATGAGCAAGAACAGATAAATGTGCCCAAAAGAAGGGAAGAGAAGATAATGAGAGGGAATAGTTTGAGACTAAAAGTCGTTTGATTCATTTTTATATCTAATTCTCGTAACTTGGTTTCCTTAGTCTACAAGACTTGTGAAGCAAACCAATCTAATAAATCAAGATCCActataaataaatatttctaaTACCTTAAGCTGTGATGATTgtctttatattaaaaataagtACAATTGTATACGAATGTAATAACATTATACAATTATTTGTTTATCATTACTGCCAACATGGAGCCTCATTAATGTGGCAAATAAGAATATAGGATTTACTAGTCAAGTCTCACCCTCTAGTGTGAATTCACAAACATAAAAACAAAAGACAGAACAAGTTCCACATGTATGTTAACATTCATGGCTTAGCTGAGATCGTAAGTGGATGGCAAATTTACTCAATGAGCGAAGGGTCGAATCCCAGAGCTGGCGAGGCGCAAATCCTTGCACCTAGGCACAACTCACCCACCCATCCATCTTACCTCTCAGTTACAGTGATTTACCGCCCTCATGTTGGTCCTGAGGCGAGCTGATGGGGGCGCTGGCCGCGAGTTTGCCCAATATCGCTTCACCTCCAGAAAACTAAAACGGTATCCAGGAACTAGGTTTCTGAGGTATGCACGCCTTGCATCAGCGTGAATGATAATAATATCAACATACTTTTGATAGTCCAAGGATAAAATGTCTAAAAGAAAATCTCAAAAACACATTATTTTACttaaaataaaatcattcaaTTTTAGCTTAAACCAATTTAATCATTGGCATTTTAGCATGCAGTGTCTGTTGAACTAGCTCTCTGCCGTCTCTGGCATATGGAAACTGTTGAATATAGATTACACGAACTGAGAGAAGAAAAGCATCTTGAGGACAGGATTACGCCACCCCGTATGACCATAATTCAAGGGGGCAGGTCGATATCTGAATTAGATTTATATTGCATGATTAATCTAAATAACATAAGCAGAGCCCAAGTACAAAACTAGATCAAATTTTAATAACTCAAATGAGTACAAGCACATGATCATACAGTCACGACGGCTCAACAGTTGCGCGTCCAATCAACTGTAGCAGGGGATCTCAATAGACAACCCCTAACCGGGAGAAAACCGTTCGAATAGCAGAGGAAGGAAACAATTCACCTGATTAAGACTCTCTTCGGCAACCTTGCGCTCCTCGGGGCTGGGGCTGAGCGCAGTCCGGAGGACGACAGTAAGGCTGGCGAGATCCATCGCGGCACGGAGGGAATCCAGAAGACCACGGATTCCTCGGCCGCGAGAGATTCGGACGCCGGCGGCGCTAGGACGGCGAGAGGATATCGCcccgagagagagagaggaggaggagggaggacaAGCGCGAATCGGAATCGGACGAGTGAGttttaactctagggttagagaTAAATAATCAAGCGGGCCTCCAAGGCGGTTCGAACCGGGGCCGTAGGATTCAGTACAATATCACATAATAACTCGCATTCTCGCAGGACGATCATCCTGAGCCTCCGACGGGTTCACTACAAATAAACGGTCGATGTACAGATTGGGAAGCTAATAGTTGCACCTGACATTGAATAGGATCCCGACCGTGTGAGATGGTAAATGTCGCGCGCCCACATCGTAGCTTGGTCTCCGGTCCACGTGGCACGCGCCAATCGGGATCGCCGTAAAATCTACAAATATAAAGGATTTGTCTTTTTCAGACATAAAatcagaaaagtaaaaaaaatcataaactgATAATAAAAAGTTACAAAAAgactttttattctttttattttaaatataaaaaaaaataattaatgaaaGATGCCCGTATTTAATCAAAAAATAACAAAGTGAGTATTTTTTTGTGAGAACATCAGAAACAGGACTCTAGTTATTAATGGAGTGACCAACTCATAATTCCCCGTTGGAGCTTTTTGGACCAGGAATAAATATTTTGTCATCGTCGTAAGGTGATAAATACAAGAAAGGACACTGTGATTCTGCCACAGCATATGAATATGATAAAATGGTGAATACGTTCATTTCTTTCAGTATTTCTGTCAATTATTAATatcagaaaaaataaataaaatcataatgAATGAGAAAATGTGGGATGAATTTATATAGATTACAGAAATTTATGCCCTCTCAAGCACAGCATATGAATGCGAACTGTGCTATGGCAGTCAGAACATAAACAAGGATCGGTGAATATGCTATAGCTTGCGGCAACTATTGATAATAGTTATTATAATCATTTTAATGGCCTAGGAGGTAGCATAGATGGTGGACGTATGATATCACAATTCGAAATTTATTCCATCATGTATCTGACATTTATGTATCTATATGTACCTTCTTACATATCCGTGGGTCGATATTAGGGGAGTCGTTAATGTAAcgaatttatattattataatcattttaattaattttaataattttaattaaatctataaagagtttttttataataattagtattttatattcagtaattttgattaaattaaattaaattaatttatttaaatatattatactaaagtgttattttaatattaaaaaaaaaaagaaataccattccaataataataatataagcgCCGATTTTTTCCTAAATAATACAATCAAAAAGCCTTTGATTACGTTCCGATTTAGATTTTTAAACTGGAATCTATTAGTTTAATTTCAATTACTCCACTCAAGTCGTCCAATATCCGCCTCTAAATTTGATAGATATTCCACCGGCCCCACCCACTCCACTTCCGCCAATGGAATCA contains:
- the LOC122008207 gene encoding importin beta-like SAD2 isoform X3 — its product is MDLASLTVVLRTALSPSPEERKVAEESLNQFQHTPQHLVRLLLIIVDGTCDMGVRQVASIHFKNFVAKYWSPHGPGSEPHKVSESDKNMVRENILGFIVQVPPLLRAQLGECIKTVIIADYPEKWPTLLHWVKCNLLLQDQQILGALYVLRLLARKYEFKSDEERTPLYLIIEETFPLLLNVFSKLVQVVNPTIEVADLIKLICKIFWSSIYLEIPRQLFDPSVFGSWMILFLNILERPVPLEGQLTDPEVRKSWGWWKVKKWTIHILNRIYTRFGDVKLQRPESKAFAQMFQKNYAGRILGCYLQMLNAVRIGEYLPDRVINLLLQYLGSSIPKNSMYQLLQPQLDIVLFEIVFPLMCFNDNDQKLWSEDPHEYVRKGYDIIEDLYSPRTAAMDFVSELMRKRGKANFQKFIQFIVDVFRRYDEAVEFKPFRQKDGALLAIGTLCDKLKKTEPYKSELERMLTQHVLPEFTSPIGHLRAKAAWVAGQYANINFSDQNIFRRVFHCVIAGFKDPELPVRVDSVFALRAFVEACVDLNEIRSILPQLLDEFFKLMNEVENEDLVLTLETIVDRFGEEMAPYAFGLCQNLASAFWRCLNSSESDDDADDSGALAAVGCLRAISTILESVNRLPHLFVQIEPTVLPILQKMLTTDGQDVFEEVLDIVLYLTFYSPTISLEMWSLWPLIMDALSDWAIDFFDNILVPLDKFISRGTSHFLTCKDPDYQQSLWKTLSSIMSDPNIDDADIEPVPKLIEVVFQNCKGQVDHWVEPYLRITIERLRRAERPYLKCLLIAVIADAFYYNPVLTLGLLHKLGVAVEVFNLWFQMLQEVKKSGLRANFRREHDKKVCCLGLTSVLGLPADQLPGEAFERVFKATLDLLVSYKDQIAEADKQDDADDDDDDDMDGFHDDDEDEDESDKEMGDDAEDGDEDDSQKFQKLPAEARGFQLNNDDDSDDDYSDDEELQSPIDEVDPFIFFIDTIQAVQECNPARFQNLTRSLDFHYQALASGIAQHAEQRKVEIEKEKLEKASSK
- the LOC122008207 gene encoding importin beta-like SAD2 isoform X1, with amino-acid sequence MDLASLTVVLRTALSPSPEERKVAEESLNQFQHTPQHLVRLLLIIVDGTCDMGVRQVASIHFKNFVAKYWSPHGPGSEPHKVSESDKNMVRENILGFIVQVPPLLRAQLGECIKTVIIADYPEKWPTLLHWVKCNLLLQDQQILGALYVLRLLARKYEFKSDEERTPLYLIIEETFPLLLNVFSKLVQVVNPTIEVADLIKLICKIFWSSIYLEIPRQLFDPSVFGSWMILFLNILERPVPLEGQLTDPEVRKSWGWWKVKKWTIHILNRIYTRTYRFGDVKLQRPESKAFAQMFQKNYAGRILGCYLQMLNAVRIGEYLPDRVINLLLQYLGSSIPKNSMYQLLQPQLDIVLFEIVFPLMCFNDNDQKLWSEDPHEYVRKGYDIIEDLYSPRTAAMDFVSELMRKRGKANFQKFIQFIVDVFRRYDEAVEFKPFRQKDGALLAIGTLCDKLKKTEPYKSELERMLTQHVLPEFTSPIGHLRAKAAWVAGQYANINFSDQNIFRRVFHCVIAGFKDPELPVRVDSVFALRAFVEACVDLNEIRSILPQLLDEFFKLMNEVENEDLVLTLETIVDRFGEEMAPYAFGLCQNLASAFWRCLNSSESDDDADDSGALAAVGCLRAISTILESVNRLPHLFVQIEPTVLPILQKMLTTDGQDVFEEVLDIVLYLTFYSPTISLEMWSLWPLIMDALSDWAIDFFDNILVPLDKFISRGTSHFLTCKDPDYQQSLWKTLSSIMSDPNIDDADIEPVPKLIEVVFQNCKGQVDHWVEPYLRITIERLRRAERPYLKCLLIAVIADAFYYNPVLTLGLLHKLGVAVEVFNLWFQMLQEVKKSGLRANFRREHDKKVCCLGLTSVLGLPADQLPGEAFERVFKATLDLLVSYKDQIAEADKQDDADDDDDDDMDGFHDDDEDEDESDKEMGDDAEDGDEDDSQKFQKLPAEARGFQLNNDDDSDDDYSDDEELQSPIDEVDPFIFFIDTIQAVQECNPARFQNLTRSLDFHYQALASGIAQHAEQRKVEIEKEKLEKASSK
- the LOC122008207 gene encoding importin beta-like SAD2 isoform X4 gives rise to the protein MDLASLTVVLRTALSPSPEERKVAEESLNQFQHTPQHLVRLLLIIVDGTCDMGVRQVASIHFKNFVAKYWSPHGPGEPHKVSESDKNMVRENILGFIVQVPPLLRAQLGECIKTVIIADYPEKWPTLLHWVKCNLLLQDQQILGALYVLRLLARKYEFKSDEERTPLYLIIEETFPLLLNVFSKLVQVVNPTIEVADLIKLICKIFWSSIYLEIPRQLFDPSVFGSWMILFLNILERPVPLEGQLTDPEVRKSWGWWKVKKWTIHILNRIYTRFGDVKLQRPESKAFAQMFQKNYAGRILGCYLQMLNAVRIGEYLPDRVINLLLQYLGSSIPKNSMYQLLQPQLDIVLFEIVFPLMCFNDNDQKLWSEDPHEYVRKGYDIIEDLYSPRTAAMDFVSELMRKRGKANFQKFIQFIVDVFRRYDEAVEFKPFRQKDGALLAIGTLCDKLKKTEPYKSELERMLTQHVLPEFTSPIGHLRAKAAWVAGQYANINFSDQNIFRRVFHCVIAGFKDPELPVRVDSVFALRAFVEACVDLNEIRSILPQLLDEFFKLMNEVENEDLVLTLETIVDRFGEEMAPYAFGLCQNLASAFWRCLNSSESDDDADDSGALAAVGCLRAISTILESVNRLPHLFVQIEPTVLPILQKMLTTDGQDVFEEVLDIVLYLTFYSPTISLEMWSLWPLIMDALSDWAIDFFDNILVPLDKFISRGTSHFLTCKDPDYQQSLWKTLSSIMSDPNIDDADIEPVPKLIEVVFQNCKGQVDHWVEPYLRITIERLRRAERPYLKCLLIAVIADAFYYNPVLTLGLLHKLGVAVEVFNLWFQMLQEVKKSGLRANFRREHDKKVCCLGLTSVLGLPADQLPGEAFERVFKATLDLLVSYKDQIAEADKQDDADDDDDDDMDGFHDDDEDEDESDKEMGDDAEDGDEDDSQKFQKLPAEARGFQLNNDDDSDDDYSDDEELQSPIDEVDPFIFFIDTIQAVQECNPARFQNLTRSLDFHYQALASGIAQHAEQRKVEIEKEKLEKASSK